A window of Roseburia hominis A2-183 genomic DNA:
TTTAAAACCAACAATGATCAAAACAGAAACCGGTATCGTGCAGAGGAAGAAAAGAAATACGATCCGGCTTTTGAAGATGACCACTCCGAAGGATACACCAATGTTCAGAATGATAGTCAAAAGAGAGATAAAGATCTGAGATGCAAGATTTTGTATCTGTTCTACATCTCGCATGATCTTCGACTGAAGCCTTCCGGACTGCATTTCCTTGTGATAGGTGATCGACAATTGCTGAAGCTTGCAGACTAGGGCTTCGCGCAGTTCTTTCTCTACTGTTCGTACCGTTTTGGCATAGAGCCAGGTATGGATGTAGTTGGTTGGTATGTTCTGTACCAGAAATACAATCATAAGGATGGTATTCAGAATCAGAATTTTGGTAATATTCCCGTTGTGGTCTGTCACTGCATTGATAATATTAGCTGTGACGATTGGAAGAACCCAGGTTGGGGAATGCTTGATAATGAAAAAGAAAATGGAACCAGCCAGCGCGCCATAATGTCCCTTGAAAAGAGAAAGAAGCGTGCGCAGGTTATTTTTTCTGTTCCGGCTGAAGATGTGCATCATGGCAGCTTCTTCCTGCCAGAGATCCTGTTCTGAAGTTTGTTGTATGTTATTTTCTTTTGTCTCTCCCATAGTAGTCTTTAATAACCTCCTGTACCGGTTTGTTGCAGATTTCGTAGCTGGTATCTCTTGCCGCAGTACTTCTGGAAGGAAGAACCGGTGCCCATTCCCACATGGCAAAACCATTTACCCATGAGCGTTTTGCGCAGGCCTCGAACATAGCTCGATACCAGTCTGGTTGTTCCTCCAGACGTAAAGCTCCCTGATTTGCCCAATTGTTAGGCACCATTGAGGAACCTTTTCTGGACATGCATCCTGCTTCAGCGAAGAAAAATGGTTTCTTGAACTTCTGAACGACCCTTTCAATACGGTCAAGTTCCTGTTCCCACTGATCAATCGGATAATATCCGCTGGAGGAGATCATGTCGACACAATCCCACCAGGTTACATTTTCTTCCTGATATTTATCGGTATTATAGGAAACAGGTCCGTGGTAATAGTTTCGGATCGCAGCGATTACGTTTCTCCATTCTTCACTGCGGTGTTCCGTCATTACCATCTCACATCCTGCAATAAAAAGATCACATTGTTCGGCTTCTGCAATTTTGGCATAGTATGTCTGGAATTCTGTGTAAGAGGCAAACCAGTTTTCCCATTTCGGTTCACATGGAACATCTTTTTCAAAGAAACTGATGTAAGCGCGCCAGACACCGTTTTTACAATTAACGGTAGGTTTCAGGGCAACACGGATGCTCTTGCTTTTTGCATAACGTATCATATTGATTAATTCTTCATCTGAGAATGTGGCACTGGAAGTGTAACAAATCTCTTCTGAGTGTGCGTGCTCCTGTAGCCCTACAGGAGCAAGGATTACGAAATCAGCAGCCGTGTGTTCTATCATATAATCAAAACTATCACGTGCAGTCTGTGTAGAAAGAGAACCACGTTTGTGAAATGGGGCAAATGTAATTCCTTTAATATATCCAAGTTGATTTTGAATTTTCATTTTAGTAAAAATCTCCTGTCTTTCGAATTATATAGTTTCTGGATGTTTTCTGCTGAAAGTATATCATGTAGAAAAAAGATATGATATAATGAATCTATTACAAAATTGTAAAAATCTATGATGGAGATAATCTGTGAAACCTTATTTTGAATGCTCAGACAAATTAAACAAACCATATGAAGCCTTTTTATTTGATGCACAGACATCTGAGATGTTTCCAATTCTTCCACATTGGCATTATTTTGTGGAGATTCTTTACATGGTGGAGGGAAAGGCGTATGTAGAGGCAGGAGAAGAGAATTATGTATTGGAACCGGGAGATCTAATCGTATTTTATCCGCAGATGGCTCATGCAATTTATTCAGCAGGACAACTTCCAATCCGCTACTATGTTCTGAAATTTGATCCGGTACATCTGAATATATCCGGTTCGGCGCTTCCACCGATTTCGAGTCTGATCGCCATGGCAGCAGTGGAGCAGAAGCTATCGGTTTATTTTTCGAAAGAGAAATTTAATCAGGAAAAATTGAAGCAGCTGATTCAGGGATCAGTGAAGACGTTAGAAGAAAAGCAATTTGGTTATGACATTATTATGCATTCGAATTATTGTCTTCTTATGGCAGAAATTCTTCGTGTCTGGAAGCAGGAAGGCTTTCAGATAAAAAAAAGGAAAAAAGAAACTGTATTAAGCGAAAAATTTACAGAGGTATCTGAGTACATTTCACAGCACTACCAGGAAGCTCTCTCGGTGGCGGAGCTGGCGGAAAAATTTCATATGAGTTATTCATATTTTGCCGCAATATTCAAGGAGTACTATGGGCAGACCTGCAAGGAGATGGTTCTCACAGTAAGACTGCAAAAAGCGGAGGACTTATTGCAATTCACAGATTTTGACCTAACTTATATCAGCCAGGAGACAGGATTTTGTGACTGCAGCCATTTTATCAAGGCGTTTAAACAGAAGTATGGCGTGACACCTAGGAAGTATAGGATGTGTCATATTTTATATTCAAAATAAAAAAGGCTGCTACTCTAAAAAATAACAGCCTTTCTTACTATATCAGCCTTTTGGAATTTGACCATCGACATACAGAATGTGATTAACTAACCACTCTGTGAGATATTTTAAAATTCCCATAATCTGTTCATCTTGATCTTCTACCTCATCATTGTGATGTTCCATAAATTCATCAAGTTTATGTATAAATTCCTGATGTTGAACTTTCTGTGTAAATATCTTCTTATAATTAATAGATTCCATATACTGCTCTTCATCACTAAAGTGTTTTACTGTATAATTTCGGAGATTTTCTAATATTATATCAATCCTATCATATTTATCCGGTGTAAACTCATCAAGAAGCAGTTCATATGCCTCATCTGCATATTTAAATAACTGCTTGTGTTCTTCGTCTATCATATCTATACCGATATAATATTCTGGTTTCATTTCATACATAAATTAATCCTACCTTCCGTTTATTTGTTTTATGAACCTGTTCCATACTATTCATAACAGGCAAATGCATTTCTCATGAATTTCCTATATTTTCTCGTTTTAATGTTAGATTCCACCAAAACATTCCCTAATTTTCTTGGAAATATCCGAATCAACAAAACCTTTCTGCGCCATGTCATCGAGTATCTCACACGTTTTTTCGTGCGATAAACCTTTCTTATATGGTCTGTCCTCGGTTAATGCCTGATAAATATCAATACATGCCATAATACGTTCCGGCTCATTTAATTCAGCTGCGGTTTTTCCAAAAGGATACCCTTTTCCATTTAACTTTTCATGATGGAAAGCTGCCCAGTCTCGTATTTCTTCAAAATCATTAACCTCTGATAATATAAGGTATGTATAGCCAGCATGATTCTTCATTTTTGAAAATTCATCATCCGTAAGCTTATCCGGTTTTTCCAAAATTTCATTGCCTACTGCCATCTTCCCAATATCATGCAGTGCACCAGCCAGATAAATTTTTTGCACATTAATAGAATCATATCCGATATATTGAGCAAAAAAAGCTGCTTTTTCAGCCACTCCTATAGAATGTCTGCTTGTAAAAGAAGATTTATAATCTACAATCTTTGCAAAAAAATCTGCGACATTTTTACACGTTTTCCAATCAAAAACCTGTTTTTGTCTTGGGATAATCTCCCATAGCTTCGTTTCAAAAGAATTATCACGTAAACATATAAATGATTCAGAATGTGTGAATGCATGAAAAAAGGCATTCACACATTCTGAATCGAATAATCCATCCCTATTTTTTAAAAGGTACTGACATATAAAATTCCAACTGTTATTTCCAGATCCCGTATTATTTCCTATAATATCAATGGTATCTGCAAGATGAATAATCCTTGCAAACAATGGAATTTCATTCCACTTTTTTTGAAAAGGACCGGTTCCATCGGCATGTTCATGATGATACAAAATCACATTTGACACATCTGTTTTAAATGGAATTTTAGTAATATTTTTTTCACCATAAATACAATGAAGATTTGTTTTTTTCTCGGATAAATCTTTTTTACAATTAATGACGGAATCCTTTTTCAGTTCTTCCGAAATATATTGTGTCAAAGCATTATCATGCAGTAAAGCACACATGGCTAAATCTTGTAATTCATCACCTTGAATTTTCCAATATTCAGCCATGCATATACTTATATAAGCCACTCTTTTTCCATGTTTGTTTTTGATATTTACCAACTCTGCTTCTATACAGTCCAAAGCATAAGAATAGGCTCCTGCAAGTCCGATGATATCTATACTTAGTTCTTCTTTCATTGGTATAATCCTATCATAATACATTTATGCTTCTGAGAACTGGTCTTTTCCTACAGAGCATCCGTTATCTTTTTCTGCTTCTTTAGCGGTCAATATAAACAGTCCATAACTCAACTTATACATTGCTTTTCTATCCATGCTGTTCCTTCTTTACCTTCTCCCTGCATTTCGGGCAAATGCCTTTAAATGAAATATCATAATCCACAAATTCAATTCCATGAGTGTTATGAATTCTTTCCAGCAAATCCGGTATTTGATCCATATCCACATCAAAAACTTCACCGCACTTTATACATCTTACATGGTAATGATTTTTCAATGTAAAATCAAATCGGTTCGGTCCATCCGGAACTTCAACCTTTCTTAATGCACCTTCCTCTACCAATATATCAAGATTTCTATATACAGTTCCCTTTCCAATTGTTGGATATGCTTCTTTTATAAATTCATACACTTCATTTGCCGTAACGTGTCTTCTCATTTCGTATACGGTATTTCTTACAAGATCTTTTTGAATGGTATTTCTCCTACTTGTCATTTTCCTCCTTATTAGGATTAGTTCTTAATAAGGATTGTATACCACTATCATCCTGTTGTCAATAAAAATAGTAATAATTCTCATTATTATAAAAGCTTCCAAACTGAGCATCTTTTTCCTGAATAACTATTTTATTTCGCGTTCAAATACATATTCTGAATCTGAAGATAAATCAGACCTAAACGAATATCCGAGTCTGTCAAATTTCTGAATCTCCACCGGATTTTCAATATTATTTTCCGCTATGAATCTGACCATTTCACCACGAGCCATCTTGGCATAGGTACCTTTTGTTACCAATTTATCTCCGGATAACTCACAAAATACAATCGTAATATATCTGTCCTGTGATGTCAGATACTTTTCTATACATTTTGAGTATTCTTTTGATGCAAGATTAATGATAATCCTACTGTCATCGATTACTGAGCGGTATAACAATTCTCCCCAGTACTCATACAGATTTTTTGCATCTCCAATTCCAACCTTTGCCTGCATTTCAAGACGATAAGGAGTCACACCATCCATTGGTTTTAAAATGCCATAAAACGCAGACAAGATTCTTAAATGATTTTTCAAATACTCAAACTGCTGGATTTCAAACACAGATGGTGCCATATATTGAAATGCAATCCCTTCATATGCTAAAACAGCCGGAGTAAGCCTGTTATAAAGATCCATATTTTCCAATCTGTTAAAGTTCTGCTCTGCAATCTTGTCATTACATTTCCAGATAGCTTTCAGTTCTTCTTTTGATTTGCTTTTCATCCAGTTTAATACT
This region includes:
- a CDS encoding HD-GYP domain-containing protein; translation: MYYDRIIPMKEELSIDIIGLAGAYSYALDCIEAELVNIKNKHGKRVAYISICMAEYWKIQGDELQDLAMCALLHDNALTQYISEELKKDSVINCKKDLSEKKTNLHCIYGEKNITKIPFKTDVSNVILYHHEHADGTGPFQKKWNEIPLFARIIHLADTIDIIGNNTGSGNNSWNFICQYLLKNRDGLFDSECVNAFFHAFTHSESFICLRDNSFETKLWEIIPRQKQVFDWKTCKNVADFFAKIVDYKSSFTSRHSIGVAEKAAFFAQYIGYDSINVQKIYLAGALHDIGKMAVGNEILEKPDKLTDDEFSKMKNHAGYTYLILSEVNDFEEIRDWAAFHHEKLNGKGYPFGKTAAELNEPERIMACIDIYQALTEDRPYKKGLSHEKTCEILDDMAQKGFVDSDISKKIRECFGGI
- a CDS encoding bacteriohemerythrin — translated: MYEMKPEYYIGIDMIDEEHKQLFKYADEAYELLLDEFTPDKYDRIDIILENLRNYTVKHFSDEEQYMESINYKKIFTQKVQHQEFIHKLDEFMEHHNDEVEDQDEQIMGILKYLTEWLVNHILYVDGQIPKG
- a CDS encoding glycoside hydrolase family 113 encodes the protein MKIQNQLGYIKGITFAPFHKRGSLSTQTARDSFDYMIEHTAADFVILAPVGLQEHAHSEEICYTSSATFSDEELINMIRYAKSKSIRVALKPTVNCKNGVWRAYISFFEKDVPCEPKWENWFASYTEFQTYYAKIAEAEQCDLFIAGCEMVMTEHRSEEWRNVIAAIRNYYHGPVSYNTDKYQEENVTWWDCVDMISSSGYYPIDQWEQELDRIERVVQKFKKPFFFAEAGCMSRKGSSMVPNNWANQGALRLEEQPDWYRAMFEACAKRSWVNGFAMWEWAPVLPSRSTAARDTSYEICNKPVQEVIKDYYGRDKRK
- the yaaA gene encoding peroxide stress protein YaaA; the encoded protein is MKIILSPAKKMIVDTDNLAPVELPVYIDKTAEVLNWMKSKSKEELKAIWKCNDKIAEQNFNRLENMDLYNRLTPAVLAYEGIAFQYMAPSVFEIQQFEYLKNHLRILSAFYGILKPMDGVTPYRLEMQAKVGIGDAKNLYEYWGELLYRSVIDDSRIIINLASKEYSKCIEKYLTSQDRYITIVFCELSGDKLVTKGTYAKMARGEMVRFIAENNIENPVEIQKFDRLGYSFRSDLSSDSEYVFEREIK
- a CDS encoding AraC family transcriptional regulator, whose amino-acid sequence is MKPYFECSDKLNKPYEAFLFDAQTSEMFPILPHWHYFVEILYMVEGKAYVEAGEENYVLEPGDLIVFYPQMAHAIYSAGQLPIRYYVLKFDPVHLNISGSALPPISSLIAMAAVEQKLSVYFSKEKFNQEKLKQLIQGSVKTLEEKQFGYDIIMHSNYCLLMAEILRVWKQEGFQIKKRKKETVLSEKFTEVSEYISQHYQEALSVAELAEKFHMSYSYFAAIFKEYYGQTCKEMVLTVRLQKAEDLLQFTDFDLTYISQETGFCDCSHFIKAFKQKYGVTPRKYRMCHILYSK
- a CDS encoding Fur family transcriptional regulator; protein product: MTSRRNTIQKDLVRNTVYEMRRHVTANEVYEFIKEAYPTIGKGTVYRNLDILVEEGALRKVEVPDGPNRFDFTLKNHYHVRCIKCGEVFDVDMDQIPDLLERIHNTHGIEFVDYDISFKGICPKCREKVKKEQHG